One Solea senegalensis isolate Sse05_10M linkage group LG21, IFAPA_SoseM_1, whole genome shotgun sequence DNA segment encodes these proteins:
- the mzt2b gene encoding mitotic-spindle organizing protein 2 isoform X1, whose amino-acid sequence MSQQQAQQTLPTAPDSPALVVTSNVQKYAIKKKKVLTAEEAELFELTQAAGITIDQEVFKIIVDLLKMNVAPQAVFQTLKLMCAGQRVSDSCGGGDSASVGITTAPAEARDEDSLVSGKSPKLPAAPTSASGPRATRVNTKIVVYGPQDSSSPHSQVRSKAGASHSEKTREASSQRVQRQSSATRGQKTKSSGSSSSSSQKNST is encoded by the exons ATGTCTcaacaacaagcacaacaaACACTGCCCACTGCCCCAGACTCACCTGCGCTGGTGGTCACCTCCAATGTGCAGAAATATGCTATTAAGAAGAAAAAGGTCCTCACTGCTGAAGAAGCAGAGCTGTTTGAGTTAACTCAGGCTGCAGGCATCACCATTGACCAAGAGGTCTTCAA GATCATAGTGGACCTGCTGAAGATGAACGTGGCTCCCCAGGCTGTTTTCCAGACTCTGAAGTTAATGTGTGCAGGCCAGCGAGTGTCTGATAGTTGTGGTGGAGGAGATTCAGCTTCAGTTGGCATAACCACAGCACCGGCAGAGGCCAGAG ATGAGGACTCTTTGGTCTCTGGAAAGAGCCCAAAACTTCCTGCAGCTCCTACCTCAGCGTCTGGGCCCAGAGCCACTAGGGTCAACACTAAGATTGTGGTTTACGGCCCCCAAGACTCTAGTTCTCCTCACTCTCAAG TGCGCAGTAAAGCAGGCGCGAGCCACAGTGAGAAAACTAGGGAGGCCTCCAGTCAGCGAGTGCAGCGGCAGTCCagtgccaccagggggcagaaGACCAAGAGTTCGGGCAGCAGTAGTTCCTCCTCACAGAAAAACTCCACATAA
- the mzt2b gene encoding mitotic-spindle organizing protein 2 isoform X2 gives MSQQQAQQTLPTAPDSPALVVTSNVQKYAIKKKKVLTAEEAELFELTQAAGITIDQEVFKIIVDLLKMNVAPQAVFQTLKLMCAGQRVSDSCGGGDSASVGITTAPAEARVRSKAGASHSEKTREASSQRVQRQSSATRGQKTKSSGSSSSSSQKNST, from the exons ATGTCTcaacaacaagcacaacaaACACTGCCCACTGCCCCAGACTCACCTGCGCTGGTGGTCACCTCCAATGTGCAGAAATATGCTATTAAGAAGAAAAAGGTCCTCACTGCTGAAGAAGCAGAGCTGTTTGAGTTAACTCAGGCTGCAGGCATCACCATTGACCAAGAGGTCTTCAA GATCATAGTGGACCTGCTGAAGATGAACGTGGCTCCCCAGGCTGTTTTCCAGACTCTGAAGTTAATGTGTGCAGGCCAGCGAGTGTCTGATAGTTGTGGTGGAGGAGATTCAGCTTCAGTTGGCATAACCACAGCACCGGCAGAGGCCAGAG TGCGCAGTAAAGCAGGCGCGAGCCACAGTGAGAAAACTAGGGAGGCCTCCAGTCAGCGAGTGCAGCGGCAGTCCagtgccaccagggggcagaaGACCAAGAGTTCGGGCAGCAGTAGTTCCTCCTCACAGAAAAACTCCACATAA
- the trim23 gene encoding E3 ubiquitin-protein ligase TRIM23 isoform X2, translating to MARWRHRQVLECGVCEDVFSLQGDKVPRLLLCGHTVCHDCLTRLPLHGRAVRCPFDRQVTELGDSGVWGLKKNFALLELLERLQNGASNQSGMAEDALKGMGECVIRCDEDESHTASMYCTVCATHLCAECSQLTHSTRTLAKHRRVPLADKPHEKTLCPQHQVHAIEFVCLEEVCQSGPLMCCVCKEYGKHQGHKHAVLETEANQIRASILDMAHCIRTFTDEVSEYSRKLVGIVQQIEGGEQIVEDEVGMAHTEHVPGTAESARSCVRAYFADLHETLCRQEEMALSVVDAHVRERLIWLRQQQEDMTILLSQVSTACLHCEKTLQQDDCRVVLAKQEINCLLETLQKQQHQFTELADHIQLDAGIPVTFTKDNRVHIGPKMEIRVVTLGLDGAGKTTILFKLKQDEFMQPIPTIGFNVETVEYKNLKFTIWDVGGKHKLRPLWKHYYLNTQAVVFVIDSCHRDRLMEAHSELAKLLTEKELRDALLLIFANKQDVPGAVSVEEMTELLSLHKLCCGRSWHIQGCDARSGMGLHEGLDWLSRQLVAAGVLDVA from the exons ATGGCGCGTTGGCGCCATCGACAG GTGCTGGAGTGCGGTGTGTGTGAGGACGTTTTCTCTCTGCAGGGGGACAAGGTCCCTCGCCTCCTGCTCTGTGGCCACACTGTGTGTCATGACTGTCTTACTCGTCTGCCCCTCCATGGCAGAGCAGTCCGCTGCCCCTTTGACAGACAGGTCACCGAGCTGG GTGACTCTGGTGTCTGGGGTCTGAAGAAGAACTTTGCTCTGCTCGAACTCCTGGAGCGACTCCAGAATGGAGCCTCCAACCAGTCAGGAATGGCGGAGGATGCTCTGAAAGGAATGGGAGAA TGTGTAATACGGTGCGACGAGGACGAGAGCCACACGGCGTCGATGTACTGCACCGTGTGCGCCACCCACCTGTGTGCCGAGTGCTCCCAGCTCACCCACTCCACGCGCACTCTGGCCAAACACCGCCGGGTGCCGCTGGCTGACAAGCCTCACGAGAAGACCTTGTGTCCGCAGCATCAGGTCCACGCCATCGAGTTTGTCTGCCTGGAGGAGGTGTGTCAGTCTGGGCCGCTCATGTGCTGCGTGTGTAAGGAGTACGGCAAGCACCAGGGACATAAG CACGCTGTTCTTGAGACTGAAGCTAATCAGATCCGTGCCTCCATTTTGGACATGGCCCACTGCATCCGCACCTTCACAGACGAGGTGTCTGAGTACTCGAGGAAGCTGGTGGGCATCGTGCAGCAGATAGAGGGCGGAGAGCAAATAGTAGAGGATGAAGTTGGCATggcacacacagaacat GTCCCCGGCACGGCAGAGAGCGCGCGCTCCTGCGTTCGCGCCTACTTCGCCGACCTCCACGAGACTCTGTGTCGGCAGGAGGAGATGGCGCTGAGCGTGGTGGACGCTCACGTCAGGGAGAGGCTGATCTggctgaggcagcagcaggaggacatGACCATTCTGCTGTCTCAGGTGTCCACCGCCTGCCTGCACTGCGAGAAAACACTTCAGCAG GACGACTGCAGAGTTGTGCTGGCGAAGCAGGAGATCAACTGTCTGCTGGAGACGctacagaagcagcagcaccagtTCACTGAGCTGGCAGATCACATTCAGCTGGATGCTGGCATCCCCGTCACCTTCACTAAG gACAACCGTGTTCACATTGGCCCAAAGATGGAGATCCGTGTTGTGACCCTTGGGCTTGATGGAGCAGGGAAAACCACCATCCTCTTCAAGCTCAAACAAGATGAGTTCATGCAGCCCATCCCGACTATTG GTTTCAACGTGGAGACAGTTGaatataaaaacttaaaattcACCATCTGGGATGTGGGTGGAAAGCATAAGCTCAGACCACTGTGGAAACACTATTATCTCAACACTCAAG CGGTGGTGTTTGTGATCGACAGCTGCCACAGAGACCGGCTCATGGAGGCTCACAGTGAACTGGCCAAACTACTGACCGAGAAGGAGCTCAGAGACGCCCTGCTGCTCATCTTTGCAAACAAACAG GACGTTCCTGGCGCCGTCTCTGTGGAGGAAATGACGGAGCTGCTGAGCCTGCACAAGCTGTGCTGTGGGAGGAGCTGGCACATCCAAGGCTGCGACGCCCGCAGCGGGATGGGCCTCCACGAGGGTTTGGATTGGCTCTCCAGACAGCTGGTGGCAGCTGGTGTCCTCGATGTCGCCTAA
- the trim23 gene encoding E3 ubiquitin-protein ligase TRIM23 isoform X1 produces MAAAAAGINKQGAVATMEPCIRHGRGSNGNTVKVLECGVCEDVFSLQGDKVPRLLLCGHTVCHDCLTRLPLHGRAVRCPFDRQVTELGDSGVWGLKKNFALLELLERLQNGASNQSGMAEDALKGMGECVIRCDEDESHTASMYCTVCATHLCAECSQLTHSTRTLAKHRRVPLADKPHEKTLCPQHQVHAIEFVCLEEVCQSGPLMCCVCKEYGKHQGHKHAVLETEANQIRASILDMAHCIRTFTDEVSEYSRKLVGIVQQIEGGEQIVEDEVGMAHTEHVPGTAESARSCVRAYFADLHETLCRQEEMALSVVDAHVRERLIWLRQQQEDMTILLSQVSTACLHCEKTLQQDDCRVVLAKQEINCLLETLQKQQHQFTELADHIQLDAGIPVTFTKDNRVHIGPKMEIRVVTLGLDGAGKTTILFKLKQDEFMQPIPTIGFNVETVEYKNLKFTIWDVGGKHKLRPLWKHYYLNTQAVVFVIDSCHRDRLMEAHSELAKLLTEKELRDALLLIFANKQDVPGAVSVEEMTELLSLHKLCCGRSWHIQGCDARSGMGLHEGLDWLSRQLVAAGVLDVA; encoded by the exons ATGGCCGCTGCTGCCGCAGGAATAAACAAGCAGGGCGCTGTAGCGACGATGGAGCCCTGCATCCGACACGGGAGGGGATCTAATGGAAACACGGTGAAG GTGCTGGAGTGCGGTGTGTGTGAGGACGTTTTCTCTCTGCAGGGGGACAAGGTCCCTCGCCTCCTGCTCTGTGGCCACACTGTGTGTCATGACTGTCTTACTCGTCTGCCCCTCCATGGCAGAGCAGTCCGCTGCCCCTTTGACAGACAGGTCACCGAGCTGG GTGACTCTGGTGTCTGGGGTCTGAAGAAGAACTTTGCTCTGCTCGAACTCCTGGAGCGACTCCAGAATGGAGCCTCCAACCAGTCAGGAATGGCGGAGGATGCTCTGAAAGGAATGGGAGAA TGTGTAATACGGTGCGACGAGGACGAGAGCCACACGGCGTCGATGTACTGCACCGTGTGCGCCACCCACCTGTGTGCCGAGTGCTCCCAGCTCACCCACTCCACGCGCACTCTGGCCAAACACCGCCGGGTGCCGCTGGCTGACAAGCCTCACGAGAAGACCTTGTGTCCGCAGCATCAGGTCCACGCCATCGAGTTTGTCTGCCTGGAGGAGGTGTGTCAGTCTGGGCCGCTCATGTGCTGCGTGTGTAAGGAGTACGGCAAGCACCAGGGACATAAG CACGCTGTTCTTGAGACTGAAGCTAATCAGATCCGTGCCTCCATTTTGGACATGGCCCACTGCATCCGCACCTTCACAGACGAGGTGTCTGAGTACTCGAGGAAGCTGGTGGGCATCGTGCAGCAGATAGAGGGCGGAGAGCAAATAGTAGAGGATGAAGTTGGCATggcacacacagaacat GTCCCCGGCACGGCAGAGAGCGCGCGCTCCTGCGTTCGCGCCTACTTCGCCGACCTCCACGAGACTCTGTGTCGGCAGGAGGAGATGGCGCTGAGCGTGGTGGACGCTCACGTCAGGGAGAGGCTGATCTggctgaggcagcagcaggaggacatGACCATTCTGCTGTCTCAGGTGTCCACCGCCTGCCTGCACTGCGAGAAAACACTTCAGCAG GACGACTGCAGAGTTGTGCTGGCGAAGCAGGAGATCAACTGTCTGCTGGAGACGctacagaagcagcagcaccagtTCACTGAGCTGGCAGATCACATTCAGCTGGATGCTGGCATCCCCGTCACCTTCACTAAG gACAACCGTGTTCACATTGGCCCAAAGATGGAGATCCGTGTTGTGACCCTTGGGCTTGATGGAGCAGGGAAAACCACCATCCTCTTCAAGCTCAAACAAGATGAGTTCATGCAGCCCATCCCGACTATTG GTTTCAACGTGGAGACAGTTGaatataaaaacttaaaattcACCATCTGGGATGTGGGTGGAAAGCATAAGCTCAGACCACTGTGGAAACACTATTATCTCAACACTCAAG CGGTGGTGTTTGTGATCGACAGCTGCCACAGAGACCGGCTCATGGAGGCTCACAGTGAACTGGCCAAACTACTGACCGAGAAGGAGCTCAGAGACGCCCTGCTGCTCATCTTTGCAAACAAACAG GACGTTCCTGGCGCCGTCTCTGTGGAGGAAATGACGGAGCTGCTGAGCCTGCACAAGCTGTGCTGTGGGAGGAGCTGGCACATCCAAGGCTGCGACGCCCGCAGCGGGATGGGCCTCCACGAGGGTTTGGATTGGCTCTCCAGACAGCTGGTGGCAGCTGGTGTCCTCGATGTCGCCTAA
- the ppwd1 gene encoding peptidylprolyl isomerase domain and WD repeat-containing protein 1 — MAETENNVDLKRKADENQDEVGNGEDDEWVGPMPSEATKVKKRKVLEYERVYLDNLPSAAMYERSYMHRDVITHIVCSKTDFVITASQDGHVKFWKKKEDEGIEFVKHFRSHLGVIECIAVSAEGALLCSVGDDQAMKVFDVVNFDMINMLKMGYHPGQCEWIYNPGDAICTVACSEKSTGKIFVYDGRGSNDPLHVFEKMHSSPLAQIRLNPKFRVIVSTDKAGMLEYWTGLPSEFKFPKHVDWEYKTDTDLYEFAKHKTYPTSLAFSPDGKKMATIASDRKVRIFRFLTGKLMRVFDESLTMFTELQQMRQQLPDMEFGRRMAVERELEKVDGIRLTNIIFDETGHFVLYGTMLGIKVINVETNRCVRILGKLENIRVVKLSLFQGVAKAMKVAPTVEMKASDNPALENVEPDPTIFCTAFKKNRFYMFSKREPEDTKSADSDRDIFNEKPSKEEVMAATQAEGPKRVSDSAIIHTTMGDIHIKLFPVECPKTVENFCVHSRNGYYNGHVFHRVIKGFMIQTGDPTGTGMGGESIWGGEFEDEFHATLRHDRPYTLSMANAGAGSNGSQFFITVVPTPWLDNKHTVFGRCTKGMEAVQRISNVKVNPKTDKPYEDISIINITIK; from the exons ATGGCGGAGACAGAAAACAATGTGGATTTAAAACGAAAAGCAGACGAAAATCAGGATGAAGTTGGGAATGGAGAAGACGATGAATGGGTTGGACCTATGCCAAGCGAAGCCACGAAAGTCAAGAAGAGGAAAG ttttggaATACGAGCGTGTCTACTTGGACAACTTACCTTCGGCTGCCATGTATGAGAGGAGCTACATGCACAGAGACGTTATCACACACATAGTTTGTTCTAA GACTGACTTCGTCATCACAGCCAGTCAGGACGGCCATGTCAAGttctggaaaaagaaagaggatgAGGGAATCGAGTTTGTCAAACATTTTCGAAGTCATCTGG gtGTGATAGAGTGCATTGCAGTCAGTGCTGAAGGTGCTCTTCTTTGTTCTGTTGGCGATGATCAGGCCATGAAAGTGTTCGATGTTGTCAACTTTGACATGATCAATATGCTGAAGATGGG CTATCATCCAGGCCAGTGTGAGTGGATCTATAATCCTGGTGATGCCATTTGTACAGTGGCCTGCTCAGAAAAATCTACAGGGAAGATCTTTGTCTATGATGGAAGAGGAAGCAATGACCCTCTCCATGTCTTTGAGAAAATGCACTCCTCACCGCTGGCCCAAATCCGCCTGAATCCCAAATTTAGAGTCATTGTTTCAACTGACAAAGCTGGTATGCTGGAATATTGGACTGGCCTCCCAAGTGAATTCAAATTCCCCAAACATGTGGATTGGGAatacaaaacagacacagacttgTATGAATttgcaaaacacaaaacctaTCCCACCAGCCTTGCTTTTTCTCCTGATGGAAAGAAAATGGCCACAATTGCATCCGACAGAAAAGTCAGGATCTTCCGTTTCTTAACAGGAAAACTGATGAGAGTGTTTGATGAATCGTTAACG ATGTTCACAGAGTTGCAGCAGATGAGGCAGCAGCTGCCCGACATGGAGTTCGGGAGGCGGATGGCTGTGGAACGAGAGCTGGAGAAAGTGGACGGTATTCGGTTAACTAATATCATCTTTGACGAGACTGGCCACTTTGTGCTCTATGGGACCATGTTGGGAATTAAGGTCATCAATGTGGAAACCAACAG ATGTGTGCGTATCCTCGGGAAGCTGGAGAACATCCGAGTGGTGAAGCTGAGTTTGTTCCAGGGGGTCGCGAAGGCCATGAAAGTGGCCCCCACTGTGGAGATGAAGGCGTCTGACAATCCTGCTCTCGAGAATGTGGAGCCTGACCCCACCATATTCTGCACGGCGTTTAAGAAGAACCGCTTTTACATG ttCTCTAAAAGAGAACCAGAGGACACAAAGAGCGCAGACTCGGACAGAGACATCTTTAACGAGAAGCCTTCTAAGGAAGAGGTGATGGCTGCGACACAGGCCGAGGGTCCGAAGAGAGTGTCTGACAGTGCCATCATCCACACCACCATGGGAGACATCCACATCAAGCTCTTCCCTGTAGA ATGTCCCAAAACAGTGGAGAACTTCTGTGTTCACAGCAGGAATGGCTACTATAACGGCCATGTATTCCACAGAGTGATCAag GGCTTCATGATTCAGACTGGAGACCCCACAGGCACAGGCATGGGTGGGGAGAGCATATGGGGAGGGGAGTTTGAGGACGAGTTCCACGCCACACTGAGACACGACCGCCCGTACACGCTCAGCATGGCAAACGCAGGCGCTGGCTCCAACGGCTCACAGTTTTTCATCACTGTTGTACCCACT CCTTGGCTTGACAACAAGCACACTGTGTTTGGAAGGTGTACAAAAGGCATGGAGGCTGTGCAGAGGATCTCCAATGTCAAGGTTAACCCCAAGACCGACAAACCGTACGAAGACATCAGCATCATCAACATCACCATAAAGTGA